The following coding sequences are from one Hyphomonas adhaerens MHS-3 window:
- a CDS encoding DUF3240 family protein — MDTPLRKLTLVCPKSIEPTLLDTLDGLDPPLPGYTSQDGLGRGSSMDLASTAEKVKGAMKIFTVLMVLPENAIPLVLEAVRQACPRRQISYWIEPVLDFGRLQ, encoded by the coding sequence ATGGATACGCCCCTACGCAAACTGACCCTCGTCTGCCCTAAAAGCATCGAGCCGACCCTGCTCGATACGCTGGACGGACTGGATCCACCCCTGCCGGGCTATACCAGCCAGGACGGTCTCGGCCGCGGCAGCTCGATGGATCTCGCCTCGACGGCGGAGAAGGTGAAAGGCGCAATGAAAATTTTCACTGTGCTGATGGTTCTGCCGGAAAACGCCATCCCGCTCGTGCTGGAAGCTGTTCGCCAGGCCTGCCCACGCCGCCAGATCTCATACTGGATCGAACCCGTACTCGATTTTGGACGCCTCCAATGA
- a CDS encoding TolC family protein has protein sequence MKLPLLAAALLGSLFLALPAAGQTDPVVDLMEQSIRTSPSFRSARADIDRASASANRIASGPYEFEVNASGGQRKIDDPLAAENRYTEWSAGISRTVRLPGKRQVDTNLARLEIDLAGTGLDQSLFNERQKFATLWSTWRRADLLSESSASQAAEALRIAELQQIAVDKGAERQIRADQLAAEAGLLQLQAEQDRTATQVARAALVARYPDIVFPERTTPLDVSDEMITPLFETDIENTPAYRRAGLVAEQARLKAQRARMEKRPDPTFGLDFGNEFGGSETSVMARVSIPIGGSARQAYAREMSASATVAELDRVTAQREAFQAVQSARQSIGAAMTLYEKSLETAESSRKILETIQKGYEYGEITITEFLNGRRAYISAQRMVAEQRARLEGDVLHLLALTGGPKAE, from the coding sequence ATGAAACTTCCCCTTCTCGCTGCCGCACTTCTTGGTTCTCTTTTCCTGGCCCTGCCCGCTGCCGGCCAGACCGATCCGGTCGTAGATCTGATGGAGCAGTCCATCCGGACGAGCCCGTCTTTCCGGTCTGCCCGGGCGGATATCGACAGGGCGAGCGCCTCGGCCAACCGGATCGCGTCGGGCCCTTATGAGTTCGAGGTGAATGCCAGCGGTGGCCAGCGCAAGATCGACGACCCGCTCGCTGCTGAAAACCGGTACACGGAATGGTCTGCCGGAATTTCCCGCACCGTGCGCCTTCCGGGCAAGCGGCAGGTGGACACCAATCTCGCCCGGCTGGAGATCGACCTTGCCGGAACCGGACTCGATCAGTCCCTGTTTAACGAGCGCCAGAAGTTCGCGACCCTGTGGAGCACATGGCGGCGGGCGGACCTGCTGTCGGAATCCTCCGCGTCCCAGGCTGCCGAGGCGTTGCGGATTGCAGAGCTGCAGCAGATCGCTGTGGACAAGGGCGCCGAGCGCCAGATCCGCGCGGATCAGCTGGCTGCGGAGGCCGGGCTGCTGCAGCTGCAGGCCGAGCAGGACCGGACAGCCACCCAGGTTGCTCGCGCGGCCCTTGTTGCCCGCTATCCCGACATCGTCTTTCCGGAGCGGACCACACCGCTTGATGTCTCCGACGAGATGATCACCCCACTCTTCGAGACCGATATCGAGAATACGCCGGCCTATCGCCGCGCTGGCCTGGTTGCCGAACAGGCCCGGCTGAAAGCCCAGCGGGCCAGGATGGAGAAGCGACCGGACCCCACTTTCGGCCTCGACTTCGGCAACGAGTTTGGCGGGTCCGAGACCAGCGTCATGGCCCGGGTCAGCATTCCCATCGGCGGGTCGGCCCGCCAGGCCTATGCGCGGGAAATGTCTGCCAGCGCTACGGTCGCCGAACTCGACCGCGTCACCGCCCAGCGGGAAGCCTTCCAGGCGGTCCAGTCGGCGCGGCAATCCATTGGCGCAGCCATGACACTTTACGAGAAATCCCTCGAAACGGCCGAGTCCTCCCGGAAGATCCTTGAGACGATCCAGAAGGGCTATGAGTATGGTGAGATCACCATCACCGAGTTCCTCAACGGCCGCCGGGCCTATATCTCGGCCCAGCGCATGGTGGCGGAACAACGCGCAAGGCTGGAAGGCGATGTGCTGCACCTGCTGGCGCTGACGGGCGGTCCGAAAGCGGAATAA
- a CDS encoding phosphatidylserine decarboxylase, with protein MDDLDHKSTPWLNGGFDIEGIVVAFAVFLGALLLGWLWAPLFWLGFIAFIATLLATRWSQRTPPELASGIVAPCDGIVVSVNQVEAPPELRLHSPVVTRVRISSAPVSTNKVYTPISGSLEHVTLEEGDSSIPIAMRADDEGLARAWMCFESHGQQVGIRLASGGFGPRIEIDVNAGDIARLGKPCGTRRLGGWCDLYIPASSGQLIWPGQTLVGGETVIGRLRSDAGEVDDDEIEEAFEVQREAAAGVAEEDPFEPVIAEEDEDDEQYVSPDEAEVSEEDPAVLFARLREAARRSEEGD; from the coding sequence ATGGATGATCTGGACCACAAGTCCACGCCCTGGCTGAATGGCGGCTTCGACATTGAAGGCATTGTCGTGGCCTTCGCCGTATTTCTGGGGGCCTTGCTGCTCGGCTGGCTCTGGGCGCCGCTGTTCTGGCTGGGCTTCATTGCTTTCATCGCCACCTTGCTGGCCACTCGCTGGTCGCAGCGGACGCCGCCAGAGCTTGCCAGCGGGATCGTCGCGCCGTGCGACGGCATCGTCGTGTCGGTCAATCAGGTCGAAGCGCCGCCCGAACTGCGGCTGCACAGCCCGGTGGTCACGCGCGTCCGCATCTCGTCGGCGCCTGTTTCCACCAACAAGGTCTACACGCCGATCTCCGGCAGCCTGGAACACGTCACGCTCGAAGAAGGCGATTCCTCCATCCCCATCGCCATGCGGGCGGATGATGAAGGCCTCGCCCGGGCGTGGATGTGCTTTGAAAGCCATGGCCAGCAGGTCGGCATCCGCCTTGCGTCCGGCGGGTTCGGCCCGCGGATCGAGATCGACGTGAATGCGGGCGACATTGCCCGCCTCGGCAAGCCCTGCGGGACACGCCGCCTTGGCGGCTGGTGCGACCTCTACATCCCGGCCAGTTCCGGCCAGCTCATCTGGCCTGGCCAGACGCTTGTCGGCGGCGAGACCGTCATCGGCCGCCTGCGCTCCGATGCAGGGGAAGTGGATGACGACGAGATCGAAGAGGCGTTCGAAGTCCAGCGTGAAGCCGCCGCCGGTGTTGCGGAGGAAGACCCGTTCGAACCCGTGATTGCGGAAGAGGACGAGGATGACGAGCAATACGTCTCCCCGGATGAAGCGGAAGTCTCCGAAGAAGACCCCGCTGTCCTGTTCGCCCGCCTCCGCGAAGCCGCCCGCCGGTCCGAAGAGGGCGATTGA
- a CDS encoding ABCB family ABC transporter ATP-binding protein/permease, translated as MSPPHTSPNHDTIESADGGLGPSIVRILKLLWRPELSKWRPVIAIAVLLTLGASVLEVVSPLVVGHAINQVAPAGGAPAAFGTAAIWLAFGIGVRFAAGAMPQLRDWLFSPVSQDAQRVASVDAFGHAQLLSLNFHQTRRTGALNRVIERGASAIDYLIRFLAFNIGPTFVRLILASVALGVAYDYKLSLIAVGTIAIYVVVTVIITEWRVRQRRKMNEADTHFRATSVDILTNFETVKSFAAERRETSRFGKAMANYNHHYVETVRSMYILNATQALVMNGGLAAVLVLSAWNVIHGKMEIGDLTAVMLMMLSLYAPLNILGWAWREIKQGAVDLEKLYGLLGMKPEITDAPDALELAHPVGSVAFENVSFSHEGRAVGVQDVSFELAPGKKIAFVGTSGAGKSTLLKLLFRFYDVESGRVLVDGHDVRDLTQESLRRALGLVPQDVVLFNDTIRHNIAYARPDASDEDVRNAARRAQLLEFIESLPEGWETRVGERGLKLSGGEKQRVGIARVILSDPAILVLDEATSALDSATEQAVQEALDEASQGRTTLMVAHRLSTVKSADEILVLEAGQVIERGDHATLLSKHGKYADMWERQARSANLKLAAE; from the coding sequence ATGAGTCCTCCACACACCAGCCCGAACCACGACACGATCGAAAGCGCCGATGGCGGCCTCGGCCCGTCCATTGTGCGCATTCTGAAGCTGCTCTGGCGGCCGGAACTGTCGAAATGGCGCCCTGTCATTGCGATCGCGGTCCTGCTGACGCTCGGCGCGTCCGTGCTGGAGGTCGTCTCTCCGCTGGTCGTCGGCCATGCCATCAACCAGGTTGCTCCGGCAGGCGGCGCCCCGGCTGCTTTCGGCACGGCAGCCATCTGGCTCGCCTTCGGGATCGGTGTACGCTTTGCGGCCGGGGCGATGCCCCAGCTGCGCGACTGGCTGTTCTCGCCGGTCAGCCAGGACGCCCAGCGCGTCGCCAGCGTCGACGCCTTCGGCCATGCGCAGCTCCTGTCGCTGAACTTCCACCAGACCCGCCGCACGGGCGCCCTGAACCGTGTGATCGAGCGCGGCGCCAGCGCCATCGACTATCTGATCCGCTTCCTCGCCTTCAATATCGGGCCCACCTTTGTGCGCCTGATCCTGGCCTCGGTCGCGCTGGGCGTCGCCTATGACTACAAGCTCTCGCTGATCGCGGTTGGCACCATCGCCATCTATGTCGTGGTCACGGTCATCATCACTGAGTGGCGCGTGCGCCAGCGCCGGAAGATGAACGAGGCGGACACGCATTTCCGCGCCACGTCGGTCGATATCCTCACCAATTTCGAGACGGTGAAATCCTTCGCTGCAGAGCGCCGCGAGACGTCCCGCTTCGGCAAGGCGATGGCCAATTACAACCACCACTATGTCGAGACCGTGCGGTCCATGTACATCCTGAATGCCACGCAGGCATTGGTGATGAATGGCGGCCTGGCCGCCGTGCTGGTCCTGTCGGCCTGGAACGTCATCCACGGCAAGATGGAGATCGGCGACCTGACGGCCGTGATGCTGATGATGCTGTCGCTCTATGCCCCGCTGAACATCCTCGGCTGGGCCTGGCGGGAGATCAAGCAGGGCGCGGTGGACCTCGAGAAGCTCTACGGCCTGCTCGGCATGAAGCCCGAGATCACCGACGCGCCAGACGCACTGGAGCTTGCCCATCCGGTCGGCAGCGTTGCCTTCGAGAACGTGTCGTTCAGCCATGAAGGCCGCGCCGTCGGCGTACAGGATGTCAGTTTCGAGCTGGCGCCCGGCAAGAAGATCGCCTTTGTCGGCACGTCTGGCGCCGGCAAGTCGACGCTGCTGAAGCTCCTCTTCCGTTTCTATGACGTGGAGTCCGGCCGGGTCCTGGTCGACGGCCATGACGTCCGCGACCTGACGCAGGAATCCCTGCGCCGTGCCCTCGGCCTCGTGCCGCAGGATGTGGTCCTCTTCAACGACACGATCCGGCACAACATTGCCTATGCACGGCCGGACGCATCGGATGAGGACGTCCGCAACGCCGCCCGCCGGGCGCAGCTGCTGGAATTCATCGAAAGCCTGCCCGAGGGCTGGGAAACCCGCGTTGGGGAACGCGGCCTGAAACTCTCTGGCGGGGAGAAGCAGCGCGTCGGAATCGCCCGCGTCATTCTCTCCGACCCGGCCATTCTCGTGCTGGATGAGGCAACCTCGGCCCTCGACAGCGCCACCGAACAGGCCGTTCAGGAAGCCCTCGACGAGGCCTCTCAGGGCCGCACCACGCTGATGGTGGCCCACCGGCTGTCCACGGTGAAGTCGGCCGACGAAATCCTCGTGCTGGAAGCCGGGCAGGTAATCGAGCGCGGAGATCACGCAACCCTGCTGTCAAAGCACGGGAAATATGCTGATATGTGGGAAAGACAGGCCCGCAGTGCGAATCTCAAACTCGCGGCCGAATAA
- a CDS encoding TIGR00730 family Rossman fold protein, with protein MSNLRSVCVYCGASGEVRPDYIALAEQLGRELAKRDIRLVYGGGGVGLMGACARAAHESAGDVLGIMPRFLLEKERMYQDVEHRIVEDMHTRKQMMFDEADAFIVLPGGIGTLEEAVEILSWARLGLHAKPMAFLDEDGFWAPFFELMSHIIDGKFTPESFRAALVHSDTPEKAIDALCERIVMLGQ; from the coding sequence ATGTCGAATTTACGGTCAGTCTGCGTGTATTGCGGCGCGTCGGGCGAAGTGCGTCCGGACTATATCGCGCTGGCCGAACAGCTGGGCCGGGAACTCGCCAAGCGGGATATCCGGCTGGTCTATGGCGGCGGCGGCGTCGGCCTGATGGGCGCCTGCGCCCGCGCTGCGCATGAATCGGCCGGCGACGTGCTGGGCATCATGCCCCGCTTCCTGCTGGAGAAGGAACGCATGTACCAGGATGTGGAGCACCGCATCGTCGAAGACATGCACACCCGCAAGCAGATGATGTTCGACGAGGCCGATGCGTTCATTGTGCTGCCGGGCGGCATCGGCACGCTGGAAGAGGCGGTGGAGATCCTCTCCTGGGCGCGTCTCGGCCTGCACGCCAAGCCGATGGCCTTCCTGGACGAGGACGGCTTCTGGGCGCCCTTCTTCGAGCTGATGAGCCACATCATCGACGGCAAGTTCACGCCGGAAAGCTTCCGCGCTGCGCTGGTCCACAGCGACACGCCGGAAAAGGCGATCGACGCCCTGTGCGAACGGATCGTGATGCTGGGCCAGTAA
- the secF gene encoding protein translocase subunit SecF — MLIRYWPDRTKIPFMSLRVAGALFSMVLIAASAFLLGTRGLNFGVDFAGGTVMELAKTDTVTVPAVRAAMPINAEVNSARGTDGREIVVVKFGEAPPDLLGEDFKSLSEDQKAERASGATNELIVETLSKEFNLSVENGDFLRNDSVGPKVSQELFTDGITALVVALAMMLVYIWFRFQWQFSVGAIAALAHDVIITLGMFALLKIEFNLTSIAALLTIIGYSMNDTVVVFDRIREDRRKYKKMPDREVIDLSLNVTLSRTLLTSGTTLISLFAIYFLGGPVLQGMSFALIFGIFIGTYSSIFIASALVLSLGMDFTKKTVEEVQGFTGV, encoded by the coding sequence ATGCTGATCAGATACTGGCCCGACCGGACAAAAATCCCCTTCATGAGCCTGCGGGTCGCAGGGGCGCTCTTTTCCATGGTCCTGATTGCCGCCTCGGCGTTCCTGCTCGGAACGCGCGGCCTCAATTTCGGCGTCGACTTCGCCGGCGGTACCGTCATGGAACTGGCGAAGACCGACACGGTCACCGTGCCGGCGGTTCGCGCCGCGATGCCGATCAATGCCGAGGTCAACAGTGCCCGCGGTACGGACGGGCGCGAGATTGTGGTGGTCAAATTCGGGGAAGCCCCGCCGGACTTGCTGGGCGAAGACTTCAAGTCATTGTCAGAAGACCAGAAGGCGGAGCGCGCCTCCGGCGCCACCAACGAGCTGATCGTCGAGACCCTGTCGAAAGAGTTCAATCTGAGCGTCGAGAACGGGGATTTCCTGCGCAACGACTCGGTCGGCCCGAAAGTCTCGCAGGAGCTGTTTACGGACGGGATCACCGCGCTGGTCGTCGCGCTGGCCATGATGCTCGTCTATATCTGGTTCCGCTTCCAATGGCAGTTCTCTGTCGGTGCCATTGCGGCGCTGGCGCACGACGTGATCATCACGCTCGGCATGTTTGCCTTGCTGAAGATCGAGTTCAACCTGACCTCCATCGCGGCGCTGCTGACGATCATCGGTTATTCCATGAACGACACGGTCGTCGTGTTCGACCGCATCCGGGAAGACCGCCGCAAGTACAAGAAGATGCCCGACCGCGAAGTCATCGACCTGTCGCTGAACGTCACGCTGTCGCGCACCTTGCTGACCTCAGGCACCACGCTGATCTCGCTGTTCGCGATCTATTTCCTCGGTGGCCCCGTGCTGCAGGGCATGAGCTTCGCGCTGATCTTCGGTATCTTTATCGGGACCTATTCGTCAATCTTCATCGCTTCGGCGCTCGTCCTGTCGCTCGGCATGGACTTCACCAAGAAGACGGTTGAGGAAGTTCAGGGCTTCACCGGCGTCTGA